From a single Sorghum bicolor cultivar BTx623 chromosome 5, Sorghum_bicolor_NCBIv3, whole genome shotgun sequence genomic region:
- the LOC8071705 gene encoding flavonoid O-methyltransferase-like protein Os11g0303600, producing the protein MASQASNVVRPSDAELLQAQADLWRVSLSYLTPMSLRCAVELGIPTAIHRHGGAASAADLITALSLPSTKLPFLRRLLRLLAVAGVFTVDKTTAEDRYCINPVSYLLVDGIPHEVHINHTSLVLTCTSTRYLDAALGLAEWFKKDVVTPPFQELHGAALFHESMESLDPDYHNMANEALDAHDNFGIEIALREFRDLFEGIQSMTYCCGTCGDDKFARAIVQAYPHIKCTVLAPPKMIANKPADGVMINYVEGDMFSFIPPAQTVMLKLVLHHWTDEDCVNILAACRKAIPSREDGGKVIVGDIVIDYSGPMLETHLLMDIGMMTMTKGRQRDENEFREIFMKAGFSDYKILKKFGARVAFEVYP; encoded by the exons ATGGCTTCTCAGGCTTCCAATGTTGTCCGCCCTAGCGACGCCGAGCTGCTGCAGGCACAAGCCGACCTATGGCGGGTGAGCCTCTCCTACCTGACGCCCATGTCACTGAGGTGCGCCGTCGAGCTCGGCATCCCCACGGCGATCCACCGCCACGGCGGGGCTGCCTCAGCCGCCGACCTGATCACCGCGCTGTCCCTCCCTTCGACCAAGCTGCCGTTCCTCCGTCGCCTGCTGCGTCTCTTGGCCGTGGCGGGCGTGTTCACCGTCGACAAGACCACCGCCGAGGATAGGTACTGCATCAACCCCGTGTCCTACCTCCTGGTGGACGGCATCCCTCATGAGGTGcacatcaaccacacctcccTGGTGCTCACCTGCACCTCGACGCGCTACCTCGACGCGGCGCTGGGGTTGGCAGAGTGGTTCAAGAAGGACGTGGTGACGCCGCCATTCCAGGAGCTGCACGGGGCGGCTCTGTTCCATGAGAGCATGGAGAGCCTCGACCCGGATTACCACAACATGGCGAACGAAGCCTTGGACGCCCACGACAACTTTGGGATTGAGATCGCGCTGCGGGAGTTCAGGGACTTGTTTGAGGGGATTCAGTCCATGACTTACTGCTGCGGTACCTGTGGTGATGACAAGTTTGCCAGGGCCATTGTCCAGGCCTACCCGCACATAAAATGCACTGTGCTGGCACCTCCAAAGATGATTGCCAACAAACCGGCTGATGGGGTGATGATAAACTATGTTGAAGGTGACATGTTCAGTTTCATCCCACCTGCTCAAACTGTGATGCTAAAG CTTGTGCTGCACCACTGGACTGATGAGGACTGCGTGAACATCCTGGCTGCATGCCGGAAGGCGATTCCTTCACGAGAGGATggcggaaaagttatcgtcggTGACATTGTGATTGATTACTCTGGGCCTATGTTGGAAACTCACCTCTTAATGGACATTGGCATGATGACCATGACAAAAGGACGCCAACGGGATGAAAATGAATTTCGTGAGATCTTCATGAAAGCAGGGTTCAGCGACTATAAGATTTTAAAGAAATTTGGAGCTCGTGTTGCCTTCGAAGTGTATCCGTAA